From Vagococcus jeotgali, one genomic window encodes:
- a CDS encoding CDP-glycerol glycerophosphotransferase family protein — translation MKRLVEKIIATLFKWIGKSKTQDVIYFESFHGKQFSDNPKAIYDCLKNEYPNLELVWGVTKGYEAPFLKEEVPFVRRFSLRWFFTMPKACVWVTNTRTPLWLTKSKKTTYIQTWHGTPLKRLGADIGDVNIPGYTKESYTTEFANESQRWDYLLSSSPYTTKHFREAFMYTGEVLDSGYPRNDLLIDVKYDKLLKNRLKEQLEIPVDKRVVLYAPTWRESDSKGANQYGFSIDFPFSDFTSIYGEDSILLVRMHYLVAENLDFSKWPKSVVLDVSTGYDMSQLLAVSDILITDYSSCLFDFSLTNKPMIFYIPDKDYYETQLRGFYFPIESTLPGPIVETKHALLSALSYIDEQENRYQDKYLEFREEFNTYETGQASRQVAEIINQKVVS, via the coding sequence ATAGGCAAGTCAAAGACTCAAGATGTGATTTATTTTGAAAGTTTCCATGGCAAGCAGTTCAGTGATAATCCAAAAGCTATTTACGATTGTCTAAAAAATGAATACCCGAATTTAGAACTAGTGTGGGGAGTAACGAAGGGATATGAGGCACCTTTTCTAAAAGAAGAGGTTCCTTTTGTTCGTCGTTTTTCCTTACGCTGGTTTTTCACTATGCCTAAAGCATGTGTTTGGGTAACTAATACAAGAACGCCGCTATGGTTGACTAAAAGTAAAAAGACCACCTATATTCAAACTTGGCACGGCACGCCGTTAAAAAGGTTGGGTGCTGATATTGGGGATGTAAATATTCCAGGGTACACAAAAGAAAGTTACACAACAGAATTTGCAAATGAAAGTCAGAGATGGGATTATTTATTATCATCAAGCCCTTATACAACTAAGCACTTTAGAGAAGCATTTATGTATACTGGAGAAGTATTAGATAGTGGTTACCCTCGTAATGATTTACTTATTGATGTGAAGTATGACAAGCTGCTAAAAAATAGACTAAAAGAGCAACTAGAGATTCCTGTAGACAAACGAGTTGTATTATATGCTCCAACGTGGCGAGAGAGTGATTCAAAAGGGGCTAATCAATATGGTTTCAGTATCGATTTTCCATTTAGTGACTTTACTAGTATTTACGGAGAAGACTCGATTCTCTTAGTTAGAATGCATTACTTAGTCGCTGAGAATTTAGATTTTAGCAAGTGGCCAAAATCAGTTGTGCTAGACGTTTCAACTGGTTATGACATGAGTCAGTTATTAGCTGTCAGTGATATTTTAATCACTGATTACTCTTCATGTTTATTTGATTTTAGTCTGACAAATAAGCCAATGATTTTCTATATCCCTGACAAGGACTATTATGAAACTCAGTTACGTGGTTTTTATTTTCCAATTGAGTCTACATTACCTGGGCCGATTGTTGAAACCAAACACGCCTTACTAAGTGCTTTATCATATATAGACGAGCAGGAAAATCGTTATCAGGATAAGTATCTAGAATTTAGAGAAGAGTTCAATACTTATGAAACAGGACAAGCATCAAGACAAGTTGCAGAGATTATTAATCAGAAAGTGGTGAGTTGA
- a CDS encoding YveK family protein: MEETISLEEIFNLLKKRWLLIIGCMIVGLGAAFGVTTFFMTPKYSASTQLITQTPVVDNRVSQEAINTNLLMINTYKDLIKSQVIVDKVREDMAQDYGFQGSASDISQMISVNQTQNSQMFSITVTSTSPEEAAAVANTVAKVFQKEGTKLTDTKKVTIASKAEINRNPVSPNKKINTAIGAVLGLVVGVLLALLLEFFDRTVKNEDFIIETLELPVLGTVSIVNTDDVNKSLKNQGLVLDEDMIFSLENSGTNMTEDTGDGLDLDAKMLREAEDMSRFYNVSFEEDESSSSSHSDDNHTHQDDIDN; this comes from the coding sequence ATGGAAGAGACAATTAGTTTAGAAGAGATTTTTAATCTATTAAAGAAGAGATGGTTACTTATTATAGGTTGTATGATTGTTGGGTTAGGAGCAGCATTTGGCGTAACAACTTTTTTTATGACGCCTAAATATAGTGCTAGTACGCAATTAATCACCCAAACTCCAGTAGTAGATAATCGTGTGAGTCAAGAAGCGATTAATACTAACTTGCTGATGATTAATACCTATAAAGATTTAATTAAAAGCCAAGTGATTGTTGATAAAGTAAGAGAAGATATGGCTCAAGACTATGGTTTTCAAGGGTCAGCTAGTGATATTTCTCAAATGATTTCAGTGAATCAAACACAAAACTCCCAAATGTTCTCTATTACTGTGACATCAACAAGTCCAGAAGAAGCAGCAGCAGTTGCAAATACTGTAGCAAAAGTTTTCCAAAAAGAGGGAACAAAATTAACTGACACTAAAAAGGTAACGATTGCCTCTAAAGCAGAAATTAATCGTAATCCAGTATCGCCTAATAAAAAAATCAACACCGCCATTGGTGCTGTTCTTGGTTTAGTTGTAGGTGTGCTATTAGCTCTTTTACTTGAATTCTTTGACCGTACAGTTAAAAATGAAGATTTTATTATAGAAACACTAGAGCTCCCAGTACTTGGAACGGTATCTATTGTGAATACTGATGATGTGAATAAGTCATTAAAAAATCAAGGACTTGTATTAGATGAGGATATGATATTTAGCTTAGAAAATAGTGGAACAAATATGACAGAAGACACGGGTGATGGCTTAGATCTGGATGCTAAAATGCTTAGAGAAGCAGAAGACATGAGTAGATTTTATAATGTGTCTTTTGAAGAAGACGAGTCTAGTAGCTCATCTCACTCTGATGATAACCATACACATCAAGACGATATAGATAATTAA
- a CDS encoding CDP-glycerol glycerophosphotransferase family protein — translation MAKVNRLVNPFLTTKVSIGKRVATYTQYYKTEDIQSKTILYESRDGKSLTDSPFAIFEYLLEKDQDKEYTHIWSVQPTDELRYFMNRYQGVTNVHFVTRNSDEYLKWLTKAEYLINNATFQPFVTIKKEQTYINTWHGTPLKTIGFDIPGHPNVAKNVVRNFFMADVLISPNQHTTNMFLDSFKLRHNYQGEILEGGYPRIDQTFSKNHDDTIRTLHDRGVQLDLSKDVMLYCPTWKGGSEAYINNELQQIIHESAILRKKYGDSYNVLVKVHPFLYDKASQEKKLIPYLVPDGMDTNKVLGLVDLLITDYSSIFFDFLVTGKPIVFYCWDDDLYSNERGKYFEYDELPGPVAFNLSELCDILDNLDQKLEETQWNYDRFTRLYVPYDDGHVTKRYVDYLFFSQPLSDKVTQIIQPKDKIRLLIYPGGLRKNGITSSFLNLVSMIDYDKYAVTCLLDVGTIGERSENIRALPKEVSFLFRFGLPLYTLKESYQDLYYHMNGVKKGKEENFPMAVYEREVTRLLGNQTYDTSIDFSGYSLYWTKLILATQANKKVCYLHSDMLKDMNRVVNGRKIHKMNVKGIMSVYDRYDELVSVSKVIRDINQDNLTQFADASKFTYAENVINVESLMNKPEVIVKENNETNTLFRQAKIKDLEASHDLYNTRPDSSYAYLSQVDFKTPDVFVLGTYMFDGVTYAKITQNYQYLGWIKLTDIDILDDMIIKEEVIDKFGKFDLTRPGHIYTQPVGLSESQEKSGNKTFNKVYMTASKRAITLTDTSLQINVGNTLIGWIPEREFKATHVLNAKGSLPKKMMTNTLRFILKNSFRKQQADIKKVSDVTASLEEYVKVTQDMIARSQMSEDSSSMPLPKGELIYLEKVYTKGNENWVFLSLSDGSQWYILKENLHVTKEFKREVIKRVETSYDIIIPSHEITAYANIQQVIDQKGILVSAMPEARVLEIAELTDGDSYVHLDVEDTKIWVSQSDVRLNTDTAVLNTEGISVSYPNPNVPNFVTVGRLSKEKNQALLIESFKQLSLDYPNAHLYIIGEGPERENLELLIKNLDLANQVTLTGQINHPYDFVAQCDTFVLTSDYEGQSLVLLEAMTLGNKVISTDIPACRQVLDDGRLGMLTKTNDVDGVYQAMLLSLDDKVSFETFDVTIYTNQAIESFDAVTGLVVK, via the coding sequence ATGGCTAAGGTTAATCGTCTAGTTAATCCGTTTTTAACAACCAAGGTATCTATTGGAAAACGTGTAGCAACATACACACAGTATTATAAGACAGAAGACATTCAATCAAAAACAATTCTTTATGAAAGCCGGGATGGTAAGTCCTTAACAGACTCACCTTTTGCTATTTTTGAGTATTTATTAGAAAAAGATCAAGACAAAGAGTATACACATATTTGGAGTGTTCAACCAACAGATGAATTAAGATATTTTATGAATCGCTACCAAGGTGTCACCAATGTTCACTTTGTTACAAGAAACTCAGATGAGTATTTAAAGTGGCTTACAAAAGCAGAATATTTAATTAACAATGCTACCTTTCAACCTTTTGTTACCATCAAAAAAGAACAAACTTATATTAATACATGGCACGGTACGCCGCTGAAAACGATAGGGTTTGATATACCAGGTCATCCAAACGTTGCTAAAAATGTTGTTCGTAACTTTTTTATGGCAGATGTGTTGATTAGTCCTAACCAACACACAACAAATATGTTTCTAGATAGTTTTAAGTTGCGCCACAATTATCAAGGGGAGATTCTAGAAGGGGGATACCCTAGGATAGATCAGACATTTTCAAAAAATCACGATGATACTATCCGGACACTACATGATAGAGGTGTTCAGCTTGATTTAAGTAAAGATGTGATGCTTTATTGTCCGACTTGGAAAGGTGGTAGCGAGGCTTATATTAATAATGAACTACAACAGATTATCCATGAGTCAGCCATTCTTAGAAAAAAGTACGGTGATTCTTATAACGTACTAGTGAAAGTTCACCCTTTTTTATATGACAAAGCTAGCCAGGAAAAAAAATTAATCCCTTATCTAGTACCTGATGGAATGGATACTAATAAAGTATTAGGTTTAGTAGATTTATTAATCACAGATTACTCCAGTATCTTTTTTGATTTTTTAGTAACTGGAAAGCCGATTGTTTTTTACTGCTGGGATGATGATTTATATAGTAATGAGCGCGGAAAATATTTTGAATACGATGAACTACCAGGGCCGGTAGCTTTCAATCTTAGTGAGCTATGTGACATATTAGATAATCTAGATCAAAAATTAGAAGAAACCCAGTGGAATTATGATAGATTTACTAGACTTTACGTGCCTTATGACGATGGCCATGTCACAAAGCGTTACGTGGACTATTTGTTTTTTTCTCAACCTCTATCAGATAAAGTGACACAAATTATCCAGCCAAAAGATAAAATCAGATTGCTGATTTATCCTGGAGGGTTAAGAAAAAATGGTATAACTTCTAGCTTTTTAAACCTAGTCTCTATGATTGATTATGATAAATATGCGGTCACGTGTTTACTTGATGTGGGAACTATTGGAGAAAGGTCAGAAAATATAAGAGCCTTGCCAAAAGAAGTTTCTTTTCTATTTAGGTTTGGTTTGCCACTTTATACATTAAAAGAATCCTACCAAGATCTTTACTATCACATGAATGGTGTTAAAAAAGGGAAAGAAGAAAACTTCCCAATGGCTGTTTACGAGCGTGAAGTAACTAGACTTTTAGGTAATCAAACTTATGATACAAGTATTGATTTTAGTGGTTATAGTCTTTATTGGACTAAGTTAATATTAGCTACTCAGGCTAACAAAAAAGTTTGTTATTTGCACAGTGACATGCTAAAGGATATGAACCGTGTAGTGAATGGTAGAAAGATTCATAAGATGAATGTTAAAGGTATTATGAGTGTATATGATCGCTATGATGAATTAGTATCTGTTTCTAAAGTTATTCGAGATATCAATCAGGATAACCTGACACAATTTGCTGATGCTAGTAAGTTTACCTATGCTGAAAATGTGATAAATGTGGAAAGTTTGATGAACAAGCCAGAGGTTATAGTAAAAGAAAATAACGAAACCAATACATTATTTAGACAAGCTAAAATCAAAGACCTAGAAGCCTCTCACGACTTGTATAACACACGACCTGACAGCTCATATGCTTATTTGAGTCAAGTTGATTTTAAGACACCTGATGTCTTTGTTTTAGGAACATATATGTTTGATGGTGTGACTTATGCTAAAATTACTCAAAACTACCAATATTTGGGTTGGATTAAACTAACAGATATCGATATCTTAGATGATATGATTATTAAAGAAGAAGTCATTGATAAGTTTGGAAAGTTTGATTTAACTAGACCAGGCCACATTTATACTCAACCAGTTGGCCTTAGCGAGTCACAAGAAAAATCAGGTAACAAAACATTTAACAAGGTGTATATGACAGCAAGTAAAAGAGCTATAACACTTACAGATACCTCACTTCAAATCAATGTGGGAAATACATTAATTGGTTGGATTCCTGAGCGTGAATTTAAAGCAACTCATGTATTAAATGCTAAAGGTAGCTTACCTAAAAAAATGATGACTAACACATTGCGTTTTATTTTAAAAAATAGCTTTAGGAAACAACAAGCTGATATTAAAAAAGTGAGTGATGTGACAGCTAGTCTAGAAGAATATGTTAAAGTCACACAAGACATGATAGCTAGAAGTCAGATGTCTGAGGATTCAAGCTCTATGCCTTTACCAAAAGGTGAGCTGATTTATTTAGAAAAAGTCTACACTAAAGGCAATGAAAACTGGGTATTTCTAAGCTTAAGTGATGGTAGCCAGTGGTATATCTTAAAAGAAAATCTCCACGTGACAAAGGAGTTTAAAAGAGAGGTCATTAAAAGAGTGGAGACGAGTTATGACATTATCATACCAAGTCATGAGATTACGGCTTATGCTAACATCCAGCAAGTGATTGACCAAAAGGGGATTTTAGTGAGTGCTATGCCAGAAGCTAGAGTATTAGAAATAGCTGAGTTAACTGATGGAGACAGTTATGTACATCTAGATGTTGAGGATACAAAAATTTGGGTTAGTCAGTCAGATGTTCGTCTTAATACAGATACCGCCGTTTTAAATACAGAGGGTATCTCAGTTTCCTACCCAAACCCCAATGTCCCTAATTTTGTGACAGTTGGTCGCCTCTCAAAAGAAAAAAATCAAGCTTTACTTATTGAGTCTTTCAAACAATTAAGCTTAGATTATCCTAATGCTCACCTTTATATTATCGGTGAAGGACCAGAGCGTGAGAATTTAGAATTGTTAATTAAAAACTTAGATTTAGCTAATCAAGTTACTTTAACAGGTCAAATTAATCACCCTTATGATTTCGTAGCTCAATGTGACACGTTTGTTTTAACATCAGACTATGAAGGCCAATCTTTAGTCTTGTTAGAAGCAATGACACTAGGAAATAAAGTGATTTCAACAGATATTCCGGCTTGTAGACAAGTTTTAGATGATGGTAGACTTGGTATGTTGACTAAAACAAATGATGTAGACGGCGTATACCAAGCGATGCTTTTAAGCCTAGATGACAAGGTTTCTTTTGAAACGTTTGATGTGACCATATACACAAATCAAGCGATAGAAAGTTTTGATGCTGTGACAGGTCTTGTTGTAAAGTAG
- a CDS encoding CpsD/CapB family tyrosine-protein kinase: MKKKNLSNPSAVPLFMITQPNASISEEFRTLRTNIQFSKKGQDMKSIVVTSSIPGEGKSTVAANLAVAFAQSGNNVLLVDADMRRPTAHLTFELPNNMGLTNLLSVKQLSIGDVVQHTNAPNLSILTSGPKSPHPSELLAGSRMTKVMNILEQLYDIIIYDMPPVAKITDAQLVASHADGVILVIREGVADKRVLLHSKSLLNNVKADIIGAVFVGKTQGVNSYYSYYGVD; this comes from the coding sequence ATGAAGAAAAAAAATCTTTCCAATCCATCAGCTGTGCCATTATTTATGATCACACAACCTAATGCATCTATTTCTGAAGAATTTAGAACGCTTAGAACAAATATCCAGTTTTCAAAAAAAGGGCAAGACATGAAAAGTATTGTTGTGACCTCATCTATTCCAGGAGAAGGAAAATCAACAGTAGCAGCAAATTTAGCGGTAGCTTTTGCTCAGTCTGGAAATAATGTATTATTAGTAGATGCAGATATGAGAAGACCGACTGCTCATTTAACTTTTGAATTACCTAATAATATGGGATTAACTAACTTATTAAGTGTGAAACAATTATCTATCGGAGATGTAGTACAGCATACTAATGCCCCGAACCTATCTATTTTAACCAGTGGTCCTAAATCACCTCATCCATCAGAGCTACTAGCTGGCTCTAGAATGACTAAGGTGATGAACATTTTAGAACAATTATATGACATTATCATCTATGATATGCCACCTGTAGCTAAAATTACGGATGCGCAGTTAGTTGCAAGTCATGCTGATGGGGTTATTTTAGTCATACGTGAAGGAGTAGCAGATAAGCGTGTATTACTACATTCTAAAAGTTTGTTAAATAATGTGAAAGCTGATATTATTGGGGCCGTCTTTGTTGGGAAAACACAAGGTGTTAATAGTTATTATTCCTATTACGGAGTTGACTAA